The following coding sequences lie in one Alloacidobacterium dinghuense genomic window:
- a CDS encoding tetratricopeptide repeat protein produces the protein MGILSHLLYPWGLLLQGFAIIHFIRRRPDTYWIFIILFLGPLGALIYIFIEVVPDVGLLRQSFKVFPRRKRIGELETMVRDNPSAGNYEELGDLYMDDGRLQLARAAFDKAIAARADTLDPFYRRGVCALQAGDAAAALPDLERVVGEEGDYDFHRAAGLLAHSYAQTGQKEKAEALFRQATNKSTSSETYLNFAGMLASEGRNAEAREWAQKVLDKKPTMPDYLRRRERPWFRSAREMLKRLSA, from the coding sequence ATGGGAATCCTGAGTCATCTGCTATACCCATGGGGCTTGCTGCTGCAGGGTTTTGCGATCATCCACTTCATCCGGCGACGGCCGGACACGTATTGGATTTTTATCATCCTCTTTCTCGGTCCACTCGGCGCGCTCATCTATATCTTTATCGAGGTGGTTCCAGACGTTGGACTGCTCCGCCAGTCCTTCAAGGTTTTTCCGCGCCGCAAGCGGATCGGCGAACTCGAAACGATGGTTCGAGACAATCCGTCGGCGGGGAATTATGAAGAACTCGGCGACCTTTACATGGACGACGGCAGGCTCCAGTTGGCGCGAGCCGCGTTCGACAAGGCCATTGCCGCGCGTGCTGATACTCTCGATCCGTTTTACCGGCGTGGCGTTTGCGCCCTCCAGGCAGGCGACGCGGCGGCCGCGTTACCTGATCTGGAACGGGTGGTCGGCGAAGAGGGAGACTACGATTTCCATCGTGCCGCTGGATTGCTGGCCCACTCCTATGCGCAAACCGGACAGAAAGAAAAAGCCGAGGCGCTCTTCCGGCAAGCAACCAACAAGTCGACGTCGTCGGAGACGTACTTGAATTTCGCGGGTATGCTGGCATCCGAGGGGCGCAACGCCGAGGCTCGCGAATGGGCACAGAAAGTGCTCGATAAGAAACCCACGATGCCCGACTATCTGCGCCGCCGAGAACGACCCTGGTTCCGGAGCGCGCGCGAGATGCTGAAACGACTGTCCGCGTGA